The window ATATCGGTGGCGACGGTGGTGACCATCGTCGTCGTGCTGTTGATCGCCGGCAGCTTCGCCTCCATGGGCGGGATCTTCTTCAGCTTCATCGCGGCCGGCGGTGGGCTCTTCGGCCTGTTCTCGCTCGTGCCGATTCTCATCCTGGGCGGGGTGATCGCCATCGTCGTGGTGATCGCCGTGCGGTCGTCGCACACCGCCGCCGAGCGCTGGTACCGCCTCGACCGGTTCGCGGCGGCCAACGGCCTCACCTGGTACCCCGAAGTGAAGGCGCCCGGGTTGCCGGGCATGATCTTCGGGCAGGGGGACGGGCGGACCGCAACCGACATCCTCCGTGGCGAGCAGCCGCGGTTCGTGGAGTTCGCAAACTACCGGTACACGACAAGCTCGGGCAAGAACACGCAGACCCACCGGTGGGGCTACATCGCGATCAAGCTGAACGCCCCACTGCCGCACATCGTGCTGGATGCCGTCGGTAACAACGGCATGCTGGGATCGAACCTCCCGACGTCGTTCGACAAGGGACAGCGGCTCAGCCTGGAGGGCGACTTCGACCGCTACTTCACGCTGTACTGCCCCGCGGGATACGAGCGCGACGCGCTGTACCTGTTCACCCCCGACATCATGACCCGCTTCATCGACAACGCCGCGGCGCTGGATGTGGAGATCGTGGACGACTGGCTCTTCCTCTACGCCAGGCGCGACTTCTCGACCTTCGACCCCCGGATGTGGGCGTGGCTGTTCTCCGTCGTGGCGACCCTGCTCGACAAGCTCGAGCAGTGGGAGCGGTGGCGCGACGAGCGGCTCGTGGCACCGATGCCCGCACCCGCACTCGATCACGGGCACGCCCAAGCCCAAGGGCACGCCCAGTACGCGCAGGCGCATGCGGCGGCCGGTGGCGCTCAGGCGCTGCCGTTCACCGCGCCGCCCGGCGTGCTGCAGCCGCCGCCCGGCGTCTCCCCGACCGGACGACGCTTGCAGCGCCGCGTGCCGTGGGCGACGATCATCATCCTCTCGGTGATCGGCGTCGTCTGGCTCGGCCTGCAGATCGCCATGTCCGGCATCTTCGGCGTCTTCGGATGACGGGTCCGGCTGTGGCACCCGTGCCGTTCGATGCCCGACCGCTCACCGAACGCGTGGACCGCGCGGCTGTCCGCGCGTTCGCCAAAGAGCTGCACAAGTCGGGGCGCGCCCGCAACGGGGAGGGGGCCAGCCTGATCCTCCTCGCGGTAGCCGTCGCGTTCTTCGCCGGCATGCTGCTCCTCGACGTGACGACAGGGTTACCCCTCAACGCCGGCCTCTTCTTCCTGTGGTTGCTGACGATCGCCCTCGGCATCGCCGCGGTCGGGATGTTCATCTTCGAGCGACGCGCGGCGGCGCGGCGCTACCGCCTGGACCGCTTCGCGCGGGCGAACGGGATGAGTTACGTGCCGGAGGCGGCGAACACGCGGTTGCCGGGGATGATCTTCGGCATCGGATCCAACCGCCGCGGCCTTGACGTGGTGCGCAGTGAGGAGCCTCGGGCGGTCGAGTTCGGGAACTACGTGTACACCACGGGCGGCGGCAAGAGTCGCAAGAGCTACCGGTGGGGCTACGTTGCCGTCAAGCTCGATGTGCCGCTGCCGCACATCGTGCTGGATGCCACCGGAAACAACGGCCTGTTCGGATCCAACCTGCCCACGACCTTCCAGAAGGATCAGCGCCTCAGCCTGGAGGGCGACTTCGACCGGTTCTTCTCGCTGTACTGCCCGGCCGGATACGAGCAGGACGCCCTGTACTTGTTCACCCCCGACGTCATGGCGCGCTTCATCGACAACGCGGCCGAACTCGATGTCGAGATCGTCGACGATTGGCTCTTCTTCTTCACCAAGCGGGACGCGTCCTCCACCGACCCGGCGACCTGGGCGTGGCTGTTCGGCGCAGTCGGGGCGGTGCTGGACAAGCTCGCGCAGTGGGAGCGGTGGCGCGACGACCGGCTGAGCACTACGGCTACCGGGCACGCCGCGGCGGGCAGCATGGCCGCGACCTGGCTGCCGTTCGCCGCTCCGGCGGAGCTGCTGCGGCCGCCGCCCGGAGTCGCCGCACCGGGTCGGCGCCTGGCGACGAGCTTCCCGTGGCTGGCGACCATCGGCTGCGTCGCGCTCGCCCTGGTGTGGCTTGCCCAGCTGTGGCTCGACTGACGCCGTCGTCGTCGCGCTTCGCTAACCTGGGCACCATGCTGGAATCCGCTCGATGAGCACCCCCGTGGCGCCCGTGCCGTTCGATGCCCGACCGCTCACTGAACGCGTGGACCGCGCGGCCGTCCGCGC is drawn from Microbacterium sp. zg-B96 and contains these coding sequences:
- a CDS encoding DUF3137 domain-containing protein, with amino-acid sequence MTTPAASVQFDPRALSEPVDRATIIAHKKHLIAAGRAPRAGEISVATVVTIVVVLLIAGSFASMGGIFFSFIAAGGGLFGLFSLVPILILGGVIAIVVVIAVRSSHTAAERWYRLDRFAAANGLTWYPEVKAPGLPGMIFGQGDGRTATDILRGEQPRFVEFANYRYTTSSGKNTQTHRWGYIAIKLNAPLPHIVLDAVGNNGMLGSNLPTSFDKGQRLSLEGDFDRYFTLYCPAGYERDALYLFTPDIMTRFIDNAAALDVEIVDDWLFLYARRDFSTFDPRMWAWLFSVVATLLDKLEQWERWRDERLVAPMPAPALDHGHAQAQGHAQYAQAHAAAGGAQALPFTAPPGVLQPPPGVSPTGRRLQRRVPWATIIILSVIGVVWLGLQIAMSGIFGVFG